Proteins encoded together in one Terriglobus saanensis SP1PR4 window:
- a CDS encoding zinc-binding alcohol dehydrogenase family protein encodes MKAVSLTGPGQVAITEITEPVSKQGEVLLRVEMVGLCGTDLNSFRGKNPLITYPRVIGHEIAATVLEGSVSIPAGTRVTVSPYTHCGHCAACSHGRVNACQFNQTFGVQRDGAMTELLSVSADKLYPSSLSFKELCLVEPLTVGVHAAARARVDSKDIVAVYGCGGVGLGAIAGAAFRGATTIAIDLDDEKLETARAAGAVHLIHSSRDNVHERLQEISGGFGPDVVIEAIGLPDTFRAAVEEVGFTGRIVYIGYAKELVSYETRLFVQKELDIMGSRNALPQDFREVMAILEAGRFPVDRAVSTIVPLTEAPAMLAKWSENPASFTKIMVSL; translated from the coding sequence ATGAAAGCAGTTTCGCTGACCGGACCCGGTCAAGTAGCGATCACAGAGATCACGGAGCCTGTCTCAAAGCAGGGAGAGGTCCTTTTGCGGGTCGAGATGGTCGGCCTCTGCGGAACAGACCTGAACAGTTTTCGCGGCAAGAACCCACTGATAACATACCCGCGGGTGATCGGACACGAGATCGCCGCAACTGTTCTCGAGGGAAGCGTAAGCATTCCTGCAGGTACGCGTGTCACGGTGTCACCTTACACCCACTGCGGCCACTGTGCTGCATGCAGTCATGGTCGCGTGAACGCATGTCAATTCAATCAAACCTTTGGTGTACAGCGAGACGGCGCAATGACCGAGTTGCTGAGCGTTTCGGCGGATAAGCTGTATCCGTCCTCGCTATCGTTTAAGGAACTCTGCTTGGTTGAGCCCCTAACGGTGGGAGTCCACGCCGCAGCTCGTGCGCGCGTCGATTCCAAGGACATCGTGGCCGTGTATGGTTGTGGGGGCGTTGGCCTGGGCGCTATCGCAGGAGCTGCCTTTCGGGGGGCCACAACGATCGCGATCGATCTTGATGACGAGAAGCTCGAAACGGCCAGGGCAGCTGGCGCAGTCCATCTGATTCATTCGAGCCGGGATAATGTACACGAACGTCTACAGGAGATAAGCGGTGGCTTCGGACCGGATGTGGTGATCGAGGCTATCGGCCTTCCCGACACCTTTCGGGCGGCGGTCGAAGAGGTGGGCTTCACCGGACGTATCGTCTATATCGGCTATGCGAAGGAGCTGGTTAGCTACGAGACTAGGTTATTCGTACAAAAGGAATTGGATATTATGGGATCCCGAAACGCACTTCCGCAGGACTTCCGGGAGGTGATGGCGATTCTAGAGGCAGGCAGGTTCCCAGTCGACCGTGCAGTCTCTACAATTGTGCCACTCACGGAGGCTCCGGCGATGCTTGCGAAATGGTCAGAGAACCCCGCCAGCTTTACCAAGATCATGGTGAGCCTTTAG
- a CDS encoding L-rhamnose mutarotase, which yields MQRYCFVLDLRPDPVLIAEYIRLHQGVWPEIRESIREAGVLDMQIYRLGDRLFMIMDTLDDFTLERKAALDAANPKVIEWETLMGTFQQVDAAGDLTRRWQLMDKIFQLT from the coding sequence GTGCAACGCTATTGTTTTGTGTTAGATCTTCGCCCCGACCCGGTCCTCATCGCTGAGTACATACGTCTTCATCAGGGAGTTTGGCCTGAGATCCGGGAGAGTATTCGTGAGGCTGGCGTGCTCGATATGCAGATTTACCGCCTGGGCGACCGACTTTTTATGATCATGGATACGCTCGATGACTTCACGCTTGAGAGGAAAGCGGCTCTGGACGCCGCTAATCCAAAGGTGATCGAGTGGGAGACACTGATGGGAACTTTCCAGCAGGTGGATGCCGCGGGAGATCTTACTCGAAGGTGGCAATTGATGGACAAGATCTTTCAACTCACCTGA
- a CDS encoding APC family permease, with protein sequence MTDETIALKAPSLRRTLKLWNLIFYGIIIIQPTAPMGIYGVVSNVARGHVVSTILLGMVAMLFTAVSYGRMARVYPSAGSAYTYVGSELNPVAGYVVGWSMLMDYLLNPIICAIWCSAAASNILPGVPYAAWAVAIVILFTALNLVGVQASGRVNAVLAIAMSIVVFIFLGYAIQYLARVARPIGGQWLIPFYDPSSFSASSFFRGTSIAVLTYIGFDGISTMSEEVENPRRNIMLATVLTCLIIGILSAIEVYVAQLAWPHTGAFPTSTVDTAYVQVARRIGGPLLFHLLNATLLIANLGSGIAAQFGAARLLYSMGRSNVLPHRLFAALSPKTAIPRNNVLIVGACTLLGVFVLTYEKGAELLNFGAFIAFIGVNAAALVHYKFRSGEKIRFAATIPIAGITVCTFIWLHLGRSAQLLGFTWITIGLVLYWTRRRYISKGPSATSSPLMDAPR encoded by the coding sequence TTGACCGACGAAACGATCGCCTTGAAAGCGCCTTCCCTTAGGCGAACGCTCAAGCTCTGGAATCTCATCTTCTACGGCATCATCATCATCCAGCCAACGGCTCCCATGGGGATCTATGGCGTTGTCAGCAACGTCGCTCGTGGACATGTTGTGTCTACCATTTTGCTGGGCATGGTAGCGATGCTTTTCACGGCCGTTAGTTATGGGCGGATGGCACGTGTCTATCCCAGTGCGGGATCTGCCTATACTTATGTCGGAAGCGAACTCAACCCCGTCGCGGGTTACGTCGTAGGCTGGTCCATGCTGATGGACTACCTTTTGAATCCGATTATCTGTGCCATATGGTGCAGCGCCGCTGCCAGCAACATTTTGCCTGGCGTTCCCTACGCCGCATGGGCGGTTGCTATCGTGATTCTGTTTACTGCGCTTAACCTGGTTGGCGTTCAGGCTTCAGGGCGCGTCAACGCTGTTCTTGCCATTGCAATGAGTATTGTCGTGTTCATCTTCCTGGGCTATGCGATCCAGTACCTTGCACGGGTAGCCCGTCCCATTGGAGGTCAATGGCTCATACCCTTCTATGATCCATCCAGCTTCTCCGCCTCCAGCTTCTTCCGCGGCACGTCGATTGCCGTCCTCACCTACATTGGCTTTGATGGTATCTCCACGATGTCCGAGGAGGTGGAGAATCCTCGTCGAAACATCATGCTGGCCACGGTTCTCACTTGTTTAATCATAGGTATCTTGTCCGCTATCGAAGTCTATGTCGCGCAACTGGCTTGGCCCCATACTGGCGCGTTTCCCACTTCAACTGTCGATACTGCCTACGTGCAAGTAGCCAGAAGGATCGGCGGACCGTTGCTCTTTCATCTTTTGAATGCCACTCTCCTGATTGCTAATTTGGGGTCCGGCATCGCGGCGCAATTTGGAGCAGCCCGGCTCCTCTACAGTATGGGACGCAGCAATGTGCTACCCCATCGTCTCTTTGCTGCGCTGAGTCCGAAGACAGCAATCCCGCGAAATAATGTCCTTATCGTTGGTGCCTGCACGCTGCTTGGAGTATTCGTGCTTACCTATGAAAAGGGAGCCGAGTTGCTAAACTTCGGTGCATTTATCGCGTTCATAGGCGTCAACGCGGCAGCTCTCGTACATTACAAGTTTCGTTCAGGCGAAAAGATTCGGTTCGCCGCCACGATTCCAATTGCGGGAATCACTGTTTGTACTTTTATCTGGCTTCATCTTGGGCGAAGTGCACAACTTTTGGGCTTTACGTGGATAACGATAGGTCTGGTGCTTTACTGGACGCGACGTCGATACATTTCGAAGGGGCCTTCGGCGACGTCAAGCCCACTAATGGATGCACCAAGATAG